The following coding sequences lie in one Bacteroides helcogenes P 36-108 genomic window:
- a CDS encoding immunity 17 family protein — MSQYIIQGIFAIAGVTSLLAAILDWNWFFTAQNAQFIVRNVGRKQARWFYGILGIILVGMSVFFFMESL, encoded by the coding sequence ATGAGTCAATATATCATACAAGGGATATTTGCCATTGCAGGGGTCACTTCACTGTTAGCGGCAATTCTTGATTGGAACTGGTTTTTCACTGCTCAAAATGCCCAGTTCATTGTCCGTAACGTAGGGCGGAAGCAGGCACGCTGGTTTTATGGCATATTGGGCATCATTCTTGTCGGCATGTCAGTATTCTTTTTCATGGAATCATTATAA